TAGAGGGAGGGTCAACATATGAAAAATGTTGTGTTATATTGCCATGTTGGATCTGCTGGATGTGCTATATACATGCTGCAAAGGCAATCATGACTTATGACAATCATGACCTATGTATTGACTAGGTTCCAGTATGCTCATTTCATAAGACATTGGAGCACTTATAGTTGCTTTATTATTTGATTATTGTTTAGTCATCTGTAATATCAACTTAGGATATCTATAAATCCTAAGTTGATCATTAGGTTAATTCTTCATTTCATATTAGCTTTTGGCTACATTTGTAGACTTTTGGGATTttcttttgaaataaaataaaataaaataattaaaaaaaaaaaaaaaaaaaaaaaaaaactactccaCTAGTTAAGTACCACTCAATGGAAGTGTGGGCAtctattttatttcttttcttattgTCCCTCTTTTACTTTTTGTATGGTGAGTGCTAAAGCACTCCTTTTTCCTTTTAGATCAATATAAACAAGTGATATAACAAGATGCTTAGTCAGCAGCTTTCTTCTCCTGGGATGTTTCATTTCTCCATTGAAAATTTAACAAGATGCTCTCACAAGTTCGTAGCACGCACAAAGTTTCTACACTAATTAAGTATCACTCAATTGAAGTGTGAGCATCTCTTTTATCTCTTCTTTTTATTATTGCCCCTCTATACTTTTTGTATGGTGCGTGCTAAATCATTCCTTTTTCCTTTTAGATCAGTAATGTACACAAATGCTTCGTCAGCAGCTTTCTTCTCATGGGATGTTGCACTTCTCCATTGAAAATTTAGCAAGATGCTATCACAAGTTCGAAATATTAAATACTAGGAGTAATTTTTTTTGTTAACCATGGTGTTTGGCCAGCTCGCATTTCACGGGGTACCCACTATCTTTTACCAGCACAAGTGTCACATAACTATATCAATCAAGTCTTGGACAAATGAAAATAAATCACCTAGAGTAACCGCCGAGATTTAAACCTTATTACATAGTTCATTATTCGTTCCAAGCTAAATTACATcctcatcccccccccccccccctccccaccaCTCCCTTCTCctccccccacaaaaaaaaaaaaacccgccACCATAATTCCACTCTAAAGTATTGTTAGGAGACAATAACAGATCCGATCCTAAGGTTACTAGGCAGCAAGATTTTCTTCCAATAATGGGGGTTTGATTTCGGTTTTGGGTCGGATCTGCTACGAGGGTTTCTTGGGGGCTATCAACTGATATAGTACTATTTTTTGTGATAAAAATAGGTAATGTGTTTTTAACATTGTATAATTATATAAAGTTCAAATTGTTTTCCAGTAACTAATTATGGAATCATAATTAAATTTCTTAATTAATAATCAATATGTCAAACAAAAAATTCACAAAAAAATACTaatgcattaaaaaaaaaaaaactctttgaAACTGCAGAGCATTTTTGTCTTATTTAACAAAAGTATTTGTCTCTCGGTTCCTTTTATAAAACTGCTAAGttcaaaaatcaagaaattctaTCAAACATACATGTAAGTATCTCGTGTATGTTTTTTCTATGTTCTTTGAAACTTTTTGAATCATATTGCAAAGCTTTTATTTGGTTTCAACTGCTCcggtcaaacctctctataataatATTGTTGGGTACGAAATTTATTTGCTGCTATAGAAATAGGGGTGCTTATCGGACGGTTCGGTTGGATATTAGCGCTTAACGGTTCGACTTATCAGTTATCGGTTTTTAAATATACCAATCGGTTAACCAACCTATAAGATAGCAGTTGGTTCGGTTTGGATTTAACGGTTATCGGACAGTTATCGGTTGGCTTATCGGTTAATCAACAAAgtcaattaaaaacaaaaaaaggcaAGCGGTGATTTAAACCTAGCTTAATGGAAGAAATTTCAACAGATTAAGGATGGGAAAGAACATTTGCAAGGGGAAAAAATGAGCCAGAAAGGATTGTCATTGTGAGAAAACAAACAATAAAGTTTATAATTTACCTTAAAAAAGGAAATTCACATAAGAAAGAAACCATCTCAGGATGTGATTCAAATATTATGGAAATTAATGGGACATAGAAATATGTAATCAAGTGCAAGTCTTTCAAACTCAACAGAAAGAACCGCAAACCTTTTTATTGCACCATGAGTCCCTCACCTAGAGCTAGAGATTTTAAAAGTGTTGATcattcttaacgggttaacggtttaCCCAATAAGGAAATCGAATAATCCGTACCCCGCACCGTTAAGCCGTTAATTATAAAATTTCAATCCGTTCTCCAACCATTAACCCGATAATCCCATACCAATAAGCCGATAAACCTATTTTGCAGTTGGGTTTTCGGTTACGGTTCGGTTTTGAACAGCTCTATATAGAAATGACAGTTATAGGCCTATATTAATATTGAAACTTAAATAATATTTCATTTTTATAGATcaaaaaaatacataaaatctaatttttcattGTCTAATTCTAAGCTTAATCGCACTTTGTATAACGAAGTAAATTATTtaaatgatgaaaatatatattctaataatattctttgtcataaatagtgtattaaagtaTCAAAATATTTGATCAAAATCTCTAGACCTAttattggtaatcttagagattctATTTGTGTAAAGATGACTAATCATTAAATTGCCAAAAAAATGATAGTTGTTATAGaagggtaattttacaaagaacgTACTGTTATAAATATGAATGTTGTTGTTATTAGGGGTGTTAATGGTACAGTTCGTGTGGTTATTTTATAAAAGTTATACCATATCAATTTTTCGGTTATTTCATTTTGTATAATCAAAATTGGACTTTTCGAAACCGTCCATCATCTCGGTTTTTTTTCGGTATCGGTACGATTCGGTTAAAACATAATAAAGATCAATTTCGATAAAAACTTGGCTATTGCAGAAATGTGCTGCTATAGGAAGATATTGTTATAGAGAGATCTGACTCTATTGGTAATGTTGTTAGACTTTTTTTTCTACAAAAAATTTAATACTATCTTTCATTTATACCTTGTACTATCTTATTTCACATATTCGACTTCCTTTTTTTAGCATTTTCCTCTATTTAACTTTTTTGAAACTTTACCCTCAcgattttctttttttaattaatctctGAGTTCATATCTTTAATATTCCACATATGTGTCAGATACATGTCAATAATGCAACAAAAATATGAAAATGTATAATAGCAAAaaggggtcatttgcacttttgtccctgtTTTGTGCTAGTCTGTAATTTTCACCCTACgaatgggatggtctttaatttgttCTTCAAAATTGTttgtgctagtctttaatttttaccctacGAATGGGATGGTctctaatttttgtccttcaaaactGAACTCATGCCTAGAGGGCATAAGTTATgcatcataatatccacaagttatgccAACGcatttaaagaacttatgccccgcTAGGCAGAAGTTCGATTTTGAAGAAAAATTAAGGAGAAATAACTCATATATACGGTCCACCAGTGGTAGAGCTAGGAATTTTGTTAAGGCTGTTTGAATTCATATAATCTATATAATTTCAATATGTAATATATGTCTGTAATACGTAATAATTGACATGTCTACACAGTATAATTTTTTCGGCGAAGGGTGTTCGGTTGAACACCCTTGCTGGGCTGTGGCTCCGCCATTACGGTCCACGCATCTAGTTTGCAACCGATGTACCTCACCATGTCATTCGTGTATAGATAATATATATGTTCTGTATAACTATATTTAAACATTGCATATGCTCTCTCAGTCTCTctctatacatatatactatgtataaacACACGAAATCAACTTAAATTGCAGTTGAACATCGAGTGTATAGATAATGTATCTATTCTGTATAGATATACACTTCCTTTACTCCTTTTAAGATCCATCATTTCAATCCGCCCGTACATTTAACACGACAAACTTTATTTACAGTAGATAAACACCatctgaataaaaaaaaaaaaaagaacttaaaGCCATCATTTTTGGGGTATTTGAATCCTTGTTCAAATTTTAGATCTAGACAAGAAAATCGATTATAACGTGAATTGATAACTTGAATTTGAGATGACTTGCTATTTTACAACCTAATTTTGTAGGGATTACTGAATTTAAATCGACATAACCCAAATGAAAAGGGAGTAAAATAATCTATTTCCTCCAATTCTCCATTAATCGAAGGGAGAGGGGAAAGAAACAATAGGGATATCCATAATTTCCTTCCATTAAATTCTCTCAAAAGTAACTTCCAAAAAATAAAGTCACAAAGaagcaaaacaaaaataaataatagaGAAAGAGATGACGAAAAAATTACAGACTAGAATTTAGCAAAGCAAATTGCATCAACTTTTTGCATAGAGTTGCGGAAACGAATAGCTATTGGGTTAAATAGGTAGTAAACTAATAGTTGGGTCAAATCTAGTAGACTAGATtacgaattgcccttcttttgggtggtctttaaattttgccccttatatttgaaatctttaaattttgcccttcatctAAAATTTATGGGTTCCAGGTTCTAGCCCctacacagtcaaaatttttaaaaaattcgcaaggcaaagtttaaatttcgctatgcccccactgacatacacttgtgaaggaattaccaaagttatgccggacccggcatacttatgccttatgggaagacttggcataagtatgccgggtcctgcataactttggtaattccttaacaaagcataactttggtaattccttaacaagtttatgccggtgggggcatatttttaatgggcaaacttttatgccggacccggcataaacttgtgaagaaattaccaaagttatgtcggacccgacatacttatgccaagtctgcccataaggcatgagtatgccgggtccggcataaatttaataattccttaacaagtgtatggcGGGTCTGGCATACATGCAACCCAAactttgccttgcaatttttttttaatttatacttgagcgggggttcgaacttagaacctcatgatttctgcgtgaacgctcagagttgcaatgcgaagggcaaaaattaaagaccagcaatatgaggggcataatttaaagaccacaaatatgaggggcaaaatttaaagaccacccccaaaagaagggcaatccccGCAAAAAAAATGGACGGGATTACCGAATGGATACTAGGCTTAATTatcccaaaaattaaagaccagcccatttgaagggcaaaaattaaagacagtcTATTTGAAgaacaaaccgtgcaattacttggAAAAAACGTTAAGGGCCGGCCCGTCACGCTTTTTCCTCTTAAAACTGGATTGGACTAGCATTTTGAAGTCCAGTAAGTAAAAAGGTCAACCTGTCTCAGCTCGTTTAAGACCACGACCCAAGAAGGTTTGGTTGGGAACGCCCATTTCGAATCAAATATTTGGGCTCAGCAATCAGCATGTACACATCTTTATAGATTTCCCCCCAGTTACTTTTGGGTCTAAAGAGTGTCAAAGGCCCCTAAGATGAAAAATGTTCACGGGCCTAAATAGCCAGCATTCAGGCCCATAGCAGCAGCTTGTGTGCCAATAAAAGCAAGTCCAAACATCTCAATAGAACAACGTCATTACCTCTTCCTTGATCTTCCACTTCAGTATTCGTTTCAATGGGAAGTTTAGTATTCCAGAATCTATAAGCTAGTTTAAAAGTGGCAGTTGATGAAGCATAATTGATAATCCTGCCTGCTAGATCTGATTTTGAACTTTGAGACAGAATTATTACTACCTCCTACGATTTGTAGCAaatttatgttttttttcttcCCGTTAACAGAAAAGTAGGAATTTTTTTGTCATGACGATTCAAAATTGTGACATTTTTCGGCACTAGACCACTGCCCACAAGGCTATATTTTACTATTACTCTTATAGCTTTTTCAAATGGCACTCAAGTAAATTATAGTACCAATGAGTGTACACATAAACATGTTACATCATATTTTACCAATTCTCATCAAAATTCAAGTCAGCAAAACAGCAACTTGCAATTAAAAAGTATAGTGATATTACCATTGTCGATTTAGAAAGAGTCAAATGCATCATTTACATTAATTACAAAAGAGCAACATGAGTTTACGCAATAAACACTCTTCTTACTCTCCGAATTACTCGCCGGCAAATTGGGCAATTCTTGTTTTCTTCCTCAGCAATCCTGCATATCAAGAAAAACGACCCCACTTCAGTTAATGTTGCCAACTCATTTTTCAGATAAAGTAGTTTAGTGCAATGAGAGTTCTTTTACAAATTGTCTACACTAACAGTGCATATAACTTAAATTTCATGTATATATTACCTCTTTGCACAAGAGTGACAAGTAGTGCAATGGCCACAAGGAATAAAGAAACAATCTCGTTTTTTATCATAGCAAACTATGCATATGTTTTCATCATACAAATCCTCTGATGAACTAGAACGACTGCAATTTCCCGATTCCAAATCATCTTCATCACATGTTCCGTAAGTAAAAGAAGCACCCGCTTTCGATATTAATCTGTCCGTCTCTCTTCTTATAGTATCATTTCTTTCCAATTCGCCATTACAAACTCCAAGTAATTTGATTAGCAACGCCACAACCATCAGCAACACCACTAAAACAATTCAAAACAAACTGTTAAATTTCTTACAGTAACATTACTTTAGCCCATAATTGTTTGTCTTGCCATAAAAAGACTATAGAAACTTACGGACAACAGAGGCGTAAACAACTACATTAAGAATGTACTCAAATGCAGcctgttgttgatcttgattttcctttgatatTTCAGCAAGATCAAGAAAATAAGAATATAGATGTTAACAACACAAATTAATCATATAAAAATGTGTTCTTTCCAACAATTTAAGCTTGTAAGTGAGATGATCACGTAATTCTACAACATATAGATATGTTAGAAATTAAAGGGCCTTACTTGATTTAGAGAGATGATGATGTCGTATTGACTGAAATTGAGTTGAATTGGACCTGGTACTACTTGATTTGAAGACATGTTCTTTATTGTTCTGCTTCTGCCAGGGTGATTTGCAATTTGCTCAAATGAAGAAGGATTGACTAGATTGAAAGTGTGGCATTTATGTCATCTTAAATGAAGAAGCATTGACATGCTAATCCACTTATTGAGATAGGCATCATTTGaaaaggaaaagacttgaaataCCGTTGCAGCTTTCGTAGAGATTACGGAAATACTTATTCTTCCATGACTTAGAGGGAAGTTAGTGCTAATATTATAGAATTTAGTACCTCCTTTATGTTCACTTTCACAGTCCAGGTTTACGCTATTTAAAGTAAAATTCCCacagaaagaaaaagagaagaaacaaCTAACAAGTAATAATGAAACTACCCAACTGGATTTTCAATAAAATTATCCAAGCAAAGGGATTGTATGGCCCAAAGATTCTCCCTTTCTCAACAAAAAGACGTAAAGTTAAAAGTAGGAAAAGGCCTCACCCTACTTAGAAAAGACAGATTAAAGTTTAATTTCTTCAGCCAAAAGCAATATATAGAAACAAAGAAGAGAAACAAACAACTCCACTTCCAGACACTATATAGAATCCAAACCAGAATAGGTTTCTTTTTGAGTTGCGAGTTTTGCAAAATGAAAGGGCTAACACAAAATCTAGAAACAAACAAAAGAAGCTAAACGGCAAAATTGCAACTTGCAAGCATGTGTTACTTACCAGAGAAGGCTTTGTAAGTAGGAATGGTAGATGATATATCCCTGTCAACAGGCCGTTATAACGCAGTAAGAACCAACAAGGTTATATTGGGACGTTTCGGATGTCGAGATACAAAATCGTTTTTGTTAGGAAATGTTTTACCCATAATATGTGATTTTCCGAATTCTAATTTACTCGGACTCCAATTCGGATAACGAACACCAAATAAGAAAACGGAAAAAAATGTTAATATGAGGAAGGAAGAAACACAAGCACATGTAAATTGTAATATTGCTTTTCTCTGGTATTATTCCTTTACATCAGCTTCGAAGAAACCGGCACTCCTCCTCTAAACAGAGAAATTATTTAATCAAAATAATATTCCTGCCTCCCATTTTAGGTGGAAaactttctaatatttttgactttTGAGTCGTCGTACCTGCTAAGTGCCCATTCTTTACTGGTTATCAAATTACTTAATTTTGTCAATACATATTTTATGGAGTCTGGAGTCTGTAGATCCCTACCCTTTTGCAACAAATCAATTACACCATGAAGTTTCAGTAGTATTGAGCAATGAATTTTCCCTTTTGGTAACAAGCACTCCTCTCCATGCGACACCATTTAGTTTAGTCcaatcaataaaattctgaacaGCAACAAAAGATATACTGGTTCAATTCTCTTTTTGTACAACAAAAATAGCAATGGAAATGGTCCTACTACTCCACCATCAGTGCTCAAGTTCAACCAAGAAGCTATTATTATATTTGATGTGGATGCCTGAATTAACTGTGTCAAAGGtccaataaaaaaaaacatttgagaACAAGGTTAATCACTTGCTCGAATTTAATATAAAAACTACTGAATTGTCCGCGCATCAGGCGATCtttagaaacattaataaattTGAGAAATGATACTTTTAAATATTTAGCTTGAGATAAAGAAGAATTTATATATCTATTTACATATTTAATTATATAAGTTAGTCAACTCAGTAATATGAGTATTTTAAATCACTTCCAATTGCCATGGATGCAATTTTCATACTTTAAGCAGGGTACATGTCACAAGCTGTAATGTTCCAATTTCTATAAATGAGCCAATTAACATATGGAAAGTTGATATGTATATCCTAATCAATTAGCCTTTTAACTTAAAAATGAAAACAAGTTTGAGCAATTATAATAGAATTGGTAATTATAAGTGTGATTCCGTTGAGAAAGAGAACATGAAAATTCACTACGTCATGAGGAGGAGAAAAGTAATTAAGTTAGCTCGAAGCATTGGCAATACTTAAGAGTCCAGTCTCGCATCTATTAGGTATCCTCAAACTTTGTTATTCAGACATATCACCTCACTGTCAATTAGAATTAGTAGGGTTGAGTAATGTAATAGAATTGATAATGTAGTTTAAGTAATTGTAAtaaaatcagcagcaacaaccaTGTTCAATGATTCATTATTGCGCATTAAGCGTTTTCCAGAAATGAGAAGAATGGACAATTGGACACCACCAAAATCTATCAAAAAAATCTTCCTAGCTACAtgcaaaagaattttttttaataataaataagTAATTCGGACATTACTCATTGGTGCCCAAAGTATAGTTTTTACCAAACTATAAATAAATTCTCACTTGAAAGTTGTAGGCATCACCTGAGCTTTGTTTAATAAAAAGTATTTTCCCTAATCCGATTTGTATTATACTATACCACTGGATATGATTTTAAAATATAGCTTTATAAAAAGTTTTACCACTGGTATTGTTAATTTAGATTTACTATCCTAAGCCAACTTTCCCATATTTTACCATATAACCTAGCAAGTATCCTAAATCTAAAAAATTAACATAGAAAATGATCCACCCTTTAGGGTAATAATGTAATAAACCCTCTCACTTCGTCTTACACTCGActataaaaatacatatatatcatgAAAATAATACTAAATAAAGGGATTGTCTTGATTTTaccattatgatatgataaaatTTATGCAAATGCACATAACTCTAACATGAAAGATGTAAAATTTGTAGTTTTATGCCAGGGAAGATTTTTTCTGACGTTATCCAATATTTGGTTGATTATCAAGCCACGGTGGCACATCATTCCACAAATTTAAGATTTTTTGGATtcataaattaaaataatttacTTCATTTATACCATGGTCTCagctttattaaaaaaaaaataatgtataaTGAACCTGCCAAAAAATCTAACCATCTAAGAATAGGTATGTAACTGTATACAAACCTGGTGAAAACTCGAATTACATAGGTCAAAAAAGACGGCATGTACAGATCTCCCATTCGCTTTCAACTCCTATTGGTTTTGTTTTTGTTATAGACTTTAGAGCTTCAATTTATAGCATAAGACAAAATACATGATGAGACTTTTGTGCTTTTTGATTACGCAAC
Above is a genomic segment from Lycium barbarum isolate Lr01 chromosome 12, ASM1917538v2, whole genome shotgun sequence containing:
- the LOC132623566 gene encoding E3 ubiquitin-protein ligase APD2-like is translated as MSSNQVVPGPIQLNFSQYDIIISLNQENQDQQQAAFEYILNVVVYASVVLVLLMVVALLIKLLGVCNGELERNDTIRRETDRLISKAGASFTYGTCDEDDLESGNCSRSSSSEDLYDENICIVCYDKKRDCFFIPCGHCTTCHSCAKRIAEEENKNCPICRRVIRRVRRVFIA